A single region of the Drosophila miranda strain MSH22 chromosome 2, D.miranda_PacBio2.1, whole genome shotgun sequence genome encodes:
- the LOC108157535 gene encoding uncharacterized protein LOC108157535, producing the protein MQQPSSDYRITVLLLGLVCFLGLGEAASRQLQIYDLDMDNEVSGNSTEGQYNPSYGLTMERPLSWLRQAQSMFGSPAGHVVMQMAKELLHRSAGNSQVLSLNLTNLLIIILLKVLIFSAGILGAGHWSGYGHGYGRSTGRSDKTFGLGLESGDDYMIMGFLAAQGAGRDECLYAAACACPNAAYEYAKAGRALLGAIEVFEGAPSGKPRYNDLIVLMERAAYDGYRGVACNTTQACDGLL; encoded by the exons ATGCAGCAACCAAGCTCGGATTACCGGATCACCGTCTTGCTGCTGGGCCTAGTCTGCTTCCTCGGCCTGGGCGAAGCAGCCAGCAGACAGCTGCAGATATACGACTTGGATATGGATAATGAAGTGTCAGGAAACAGCACCGAAGGCCAGTACAATCCCAGTTATGGGCTGACGATGGAGAGACCTCTGAGCTGGCTGCGGCAGGCCCAGAGCATGTTTGGCAGCCCCGCCGGTCATGTGGTCATGCAGATGGCCAAGGAGCTTCTCCACCGCTCCGCGGGCAACAGTCAA GTTCTCAGCCTGAACCTCACCAATTTGCTGATCATCATACTGCTGAAGGTGCTCATCTTTTCCGCTGGCATCCTTGGAGCAGGACATTGGAGTGGCTATGGCCATGGCTATGGTCGTTCCACCGGACGCAGTGACAAAACCTTTGGCTTGGGCCTGGAATCGGGTGATGACTACATGATAATGGGCTTCCTGGCCGCCCAGGGAGCCGGTCGCGACGAGTGTCTCTATGCGGCGGCCTGCGCCTGCCCCAATGCCGCCTATGAGTATGCCAAGGCGGGGCGCGCCCTTCTGGGGGCCATCGAAGTGTTCGAAGG GGCCCCCTCAGGGAAGCCCCGCTACAACGATCTAATTGTGCTGATGGAACGCGCCGCCTACGATGGCTATCGAGGAGTGGCCTGCAACACCACCCAAGCCTGTGACGGGCTCCTCTGA
- the LOC108157536 gene encoding multiple coagulation factor deficiency protein 2 homolog, which produces MCKLSNVLNFIICIANFSQSFDGALALKRGPHHPRGETRRVDQHLTHEEHRIDDDLKEMGVQANLDDLSEEEKIFYMFKAHDNDNNNALDGLEMIQSAMHHNYDYFKNSERDEYLQNATDELEHFIEAIDKFLLIADDNNDGLLHYPEFVKAISGGKEQPGLDRNLLR; this is translated from the exons ATGTGCAAGCTATCGAATGTGCTCAACTTTATTATCTGCATAGCCAACTTTAGTCAAAGCTTCGATGGAGCCCTGGCCCTGAAGAGGGGACCCCACCATCCGCGGGGCGAGACCCGGCGCGTGGATCAGCATCTCACCCACGAAGAGCA TCGCATCGACGATGATCTCAAGGAAATGGGCGTGCAGGCCAACCTGGACGACCTCAGCGAGGAAGAGAAGATATTCTATATGTTCAAG GCCCACGACAATGACAATAATAACGCGCTGGATGGCCTGGAGATGATACAATCAGCCATGCATCACAACTACGACTACTTCAAGAACAGCGAGCGGGACGAGTACTTGCAGAATGCCACCGACGAACTAGAGCACTTTATAG AGGCCATTGATAAGTTTCTGCTGATTGCCGACGACAATAATGACGGGCTCCTGCACTACCCGGAGTTCGTGAAGGCCATATCCGGGGGCAAGGAGCAGCCGGGCCTGGACAGGAATCTGTTGCGCTAG
- the LOC108157537 gene encoding UPF0691 protein C9orf116 homolog: MCEPACDDLETFNPQVEFQKFLKRKPVVQTAKLYENLHKREDIKCPYSFKGYGVEKDTNTMYRTCNSEYGYYAPNAYTIPKRFHSRGQKFSNEVARFGMYRNFSLNTHIDATFY; the protein is encoded by the exons ATGTGTGAGCCTGCCTGCGACGATTTGGAGACCTTCAATCCCCAAGTGGAGTTCCAGAAGTTTCTCAAACGCAAGCCAGTCGTCCAGACAGCCAAACTCTACGAGAATCTACATAAGCGCGAGGACATCAAGTGTCCCT ACAGCTTCAAGGGCTATGGCGTGGAGAAGGACACCAATACCATGTACCGCACTTGCAACTCGGAGTACGGTTACTATGCCCCCAATGCCTATACCATACCTAAGCGCTTCCATTCGCGCGGCCAGAAGTTCTCCAACGAGGTGGCGCGCTTCGGCATGTACCGCAACTTCTCCCTGAATACCCACATTGATGCCACATTCTACTAG